The Musa acuminata AAA Group cultivar baxijiao chromosome BXJ1-3, Cavendish_Baxijiao_AAA, whole genome shotgun sequence genome window below encodes:
- the LOC135636919 gene encoding arabinogalactan protein 23-like has translation MEMRKIACAVLVAAASATSALAAEAPAPGPASASFAINPVVGSVIGASVLSFFALYLQ, from the coding sequence ATGGAAATGAGAAAGATTGCCTGTGCTGTCCTCGTGGCCGCCGCCTCGGCCACCTCCGCACTGGCAGCTGAGGCCCCTGCGCCCGGCCCTGCCAGTGCCTCCTTCGCCATCAACCCCGTTGTTGGGTCCGTGATCGGGGCCTCCGTCCTCTCCTTCTTTGCCTTGTACTTGCAGTAG
- the LOC135620133 gene encoding serine/threonine-protein kinase Nek6-like, protein MVPKGIGSTAEEEMEAGGEESYEVVEQIGRGAFGSAFLVVHKTERKRYVMKRIRLAKQTEKFQRTAYQEMALIASLSNPYIVEYRDGWVEKGSSVCIVTGYCEGGDMADRIKKARGILFSEERVSKWLTQLLLAVDYLHSNRVLHRDLKCSNVFLTRDDDVRLGDFGLAKLLNAQDLASSVVGTPNYMCPEILADIPYGYKSDIWSLGCCMFEIAAHRPAFRAPDMQGLINKISRSSIAPMPAIYSSSLKRLIKCMLRKNPEHRPTAAELLRDPHLQQYLAASWNPSPLYLPIKSNNNGAQEKQGRRRSYRELHGGKVDHGCTEAGEVAPTEQLVRQINAGPSNDILALDLSHDEIKRIDPGSSKISLSRIAAVHVADEREKLSEQNLVKMAAAADTLTKNEEPELEMEAAEPFVGSKAMKSNTESVHREPSASSSNKEEGPKRAVSIPLSQRAKTDADDVVGVAEETSSASTITLPHADNAQAEWESLNTIQQRANALESLLELCAQLLQQERLEELAGVLRPFGEEAVSSRETAIWLTKSLMSVPKLGSDPRIH, encoded by the exons ATGGTTCCGAAAGGCATCGGATCGACCGCGGAGGAGGAGATGGAAGCAGGCGGGGAAGAGTCGTACGAGGTGGTGGAGCAAATCGGGAGAGGGGCTTTCGGCTCCGCCTTCCTCGTGGTCCACAAGACCGAGCGAAAGAG GTACGTGATGAAGAGGATCCGATTGGCGAAGCAGACGGAGAAGTTCCAGCGCACCGCTTACCAGGAG ATGGCTCTGATCGCGAGTTTGAGCAACCCTTACATCGTAGAGTACAGAGATGGGTGGGTGGAGAAG GGAAGCTCCGTATGCATTGTGACCGGTTACTGCGAAGGAGGAGACAT GGCTGACAGAATAAAGAAAGCCAGAGGAATCTTATTCTCCGAAGAA AGGGTTAGCAAATGGCTGACGCAGTTGCTTTTGGCTGTGGATTACCTCCATTCCAACCGTGTGCTCCATCGTGATCTCAAG TGCTCTAACGTGTTTCTCACAAGGGACGACGACGTTCGACTTG GTGACTTTGGACTCGCAAAATTGCTTAATGCACAAGATCTTGCTTCTTCG GTTGTCGGCACTCCGAACTACATGTGCCCTGAGATACTAGCTGACATACCCTATGGATACAAATCGGATATTTGGTCACTCG GTTGTTGCATGTTTGAGATAGCAGCACATCGTCCGGCCTTCAGAGCTCCC GATATGCAAGGATTGATTAATAAAATCAGTAGGTCATCCATCGCCCCGATGCCTGCCATATACTCTTCTTCACT GAAGAGGTTGATCAAATGCATGCTCAGAAAGAATCCAGAACATAGACCTACG GCTGCAGAATTGCTGAGAGACCCCCATTTGCAGCAGTATCTTGCTGCATCGTGGAATCCTTCTCCTCTGTACCTTCCCATAAAGTCAAACAACAACGGTGCACAAGAGAAACAGGGAAGAAGGCGAAGCTACAGGGAGTTGCATGGTGGAAAAGTCGACCATGGGTGCACTGAGGCAGGAGAAGTTGCACCGACGGAACAATTGGTAAGACAGATCAATGCGGGCCCATCAAACGATATCCTGGCCTTGGACCTTAGTCATGACGAGATCAAGAGAATCGATCCTGGTAGCTCGAAGATTTCACTCAGCCGCATTGCCGCAGTCCACGTCGCAGATGAGCGAGAGAAGCTAAGCGAACAAAACCTCGTTAAGATGGCTGCCGCGGCTGATACGCTTACAAAGAACGAAGAACCCGAGTTAGAAATGGAGGCCGCTGAGCCATTCGTGGGATCAAAAGCGATGAAGTCTAATACTGAGTCCGTACACCGCGAACCATCAGCGAGCAGCAGCAACAAGGAAGAAGGGCCAAAGAGAGCTGTCAGCATTCCTCTCTCTCAAAGAGCCAAAACCGATGCCGATGACGTGGTCGGCGTTGCCGAAGAAACCTCATCGGCCAGCACCATCACGCTGCCTCATGCGGATAACGCACAGGCGGAGTGGGAGAGCTTGAATACAATTCAGCAGAGAGCTAATGCTCTGGAGTCTCTGCTTGAGCTATGTGCGCAGCTGCTACAACAGGAGAGGCTAGAGGAGCTGGCTGGTGTGCTCAGACCGTTTGGGGAAGAAGCAGTGTCATCCAGAGAGACAGCAATCTGGTTGACCAAGAGCCTCATGTCGGTGCCCAAACTTGGATCGGATCCCAGAATCCATTAG